A part of Macrobrachium nipponense isolate FS-2020 chromosome 26, ASM1510439v2, whole genome shotgun sequence genomic DNA contains:
- the LOC135199812 gene encoding uncharacterized protein LOC135199812, whose product MASSPSKECGICNNAFDEGEHCPRILTCFHCLCTECINQLIETEEVTVTVTCPFCRRIMEATSVHSFGVNTCLLELLKYVAELETTRKSYSWEAANFEGCLEGFREGVNEINLTYCQTAKSQLESAIQGNCDLRNRILEAKRKIKDDMLTKMKQMERNYERHLVQLEEQNEILRRQLNMLFEKERLLKQADEKLQEASDFAMAGPIMDQTEEITGGLRTFVNDLKDVSSWDETCRLSIQKVLHKTNQKISLIEEILTAEDDEDQTDLLDDVNALVFVEDVPRATDARGLLVISSPERQLAREGKVYAVQEKDGRRIYAKITLSEEGKVCLHCLRQDLGPPPNALTISYADVTSLLDMSVRVAFLELAAEDGTLGKLFIRLSPETKFAQHFAALCTGEMGPSYADTRVLEVMRKDSHGGERVLFGDYENNDGSGGKALVPGLGWGEWMKDTHIYPAVAGAVGGVLGTEDNTAQFVILTKDCPGQNLGGCFGTVEEGLRVLTEIVSQYPNIRDVSIQDCGILLNP is encoded by the exons ATG GCTTCCAGTCCATCAAAAGAGTGCGGCATTTGCAACAATGCCTTCGACGAAGGAGAACACTGCCCGCGGATCTTAACTTGTTTCCACTGCCTGTGCACAGAATGTATCAATCAACTCATCGAAACCGAGGAGGTAACTGTAACTGTAACTTGTCCCTTCTGCCGACGCATAATGGAAGCCACTTCTGTCCATAGCTTTGGCGTTAACACCTGCTTGTTAGAGCTCTTGAAATATGTAGCTGAGCTTGAAACGACTCGTAAGAGTTATTCGTGGGAAGCAGCCAATTTCGAGGGTTGTTTGGAGGGTTTCAGGGAGGGAGTGAACGAGATAAACCTTACTTATTGCCAGACTGCTAAGTCTCAACTTGAAAGCGCTATACAGGGAAACTGTGATCTCAGGAATCGCATCTTGGAAGCCAAGAGAAAGATAAAGGATGATATGCTGACCAAGATGAAACAGATGGAAAGGAACTATGAGCGTCATTTAGTCCAGTTGGAAGAACAAAATGAGATCTTGAGGCGTCAACTCAACATGCTATTCGAAAAGGAAAGACTGTTAAAACAAGCGGatgagaaattgcaggaagccaGTGACTTCGCTATGGCTGGTCCTATCATGGACCAGACAGAGGAAATCACCGGAGGATTGAGGACGTTTGTGAATGATTTGAAGGACGTCTCATCGTGGGATGAGACATGTCGACTCAGCATTCAGAAG GTGCTTCACAAAACCAACCAAAAGATCTCTCTGATAGAAGAGATTCTTACCGCTGAGGACGATGAAGACCAGACTGACCTCCTCGATGATGTCAATGCCCTAGTGTTTGTTGAGGATGTCCCAAGGGCGACTGAC GCTCGTGGTCTCCTGGTCATTAGTAGTCCAGAAAGACAGTTGGCTCGAGAAGGGAAGGTGTATGCGGTGCAGGAGAAAGATGGCAGGAGGATTTATGCGAAGATCACGCTCTCAGAGGAAGGGAAGGTGTGTCTGCATTGCCTGAGACAGGATCTTGGGCCTCCTCCTAATGCTCTGACAATTTCT TATGCTGATGTCACTTCGCTCTTAGACATGTCAGTCAGAGTGGCCTTCCTAGAATTAGCTGCAGAGGACGGAACGCTTGGAAAACTCTTCATCCGCCTTTCCCCTGAAACAAAATTCGCTCAACACTTCGCTGCACTGTGCACAGGTGAAATGGGCCCGTCCTATGCTGATACAAGAGTCTTGGAAGTCATGAGAAAAGACTCACATGGCGGTGAGCGCGTGCTCTTCGGAGACTACGAAAACAACGATGGCTCTGGCGGGAAAGCACTGGTGCCCGGTCTGGGCTGGGGCGAGTGGATGAAGGATACCCACATCTACCCTGCTGTAGCTGGAGCAGTAGGGGGCGTTTTGGGGACTGAGGACAATACTGCACAGTTTGTTATACTAACAAAGGACTGTCCTGGACAGAATCTTGGAGGATGTTTTGGAACTGTCGAGGAAGGGCTGCGCGTTCTGACTGAAATTGTCTCACAGTATCCCAACATCAGGGATGTTAGCATACAGGACTGTGGGATCCTACTTAATCCATAG